In the Oncorhynchus tshawytscha isolate Ot180627B unplaced genomic scaffold, Otsh_v2.0 Un_contig_4934_pilon_pilon, whole genome shotgun sequence genome, one interval contains:
- the LOC112241462 gene encoding cysteine protease ATG4D-like isoform X1: MNSVSPSAVQYVGGVGVVCQDDTLQREETKRPQQPQLVDPGGGSGFGKRQGTDVGGGGTRDATTAGEPDEVDKLKTKLMSAWNNVKYGWSVKSKTTFNKSSPVTVMGHSYLLNSEDEVEWFRRAFVSRLWLTYRREFPQLEGSTLTTDCGWGCMLRSGQMLLAQGLLLHLLPRDWSWPDAQQFADVDFEALRPRSPSRAGGVPIPSFGYSSSSRTPTTSQKTSMPGGTALNHTQKKRPESGRDRQAEPLHRRVVAWFGDEPPAPFGVHQLVELGKSSGKKAGDWYGPSVVAHILRKAVAKTSEVHNLAVYVAQDCTVYKKDVVHLCDQSLNQSISDPEPSGPGWKSVIILVPVRLGGDSLNPSYIKCVRNILRLECCIGIIGGKPKHSLFFIGCQDEQLLYLDPHYCQGVVDVTQDNFPLESFHCSSPRKMPFSRMDPSCTIGFYAKNKKDFESLCSAVCVALSSPEEKYPIFTFVEGQAQDYGLVGHSSSYPHYDTSPTPGPAHMLPQGKLSRSNNIGSSDDFVFL; this comes from the exons ATGAACTCCGTGTCTCCCAGTGCAGTTCAGTATGTGGGGGGAGTAGGAGTGGTGTGTCAGGATGACACCCTCCAGAGAGAGGAGACCAAGAGGCCTCAGCAGCCACAGCTGGTGGACCCTGGTGGAGGAAGTGGCTTTGGGAAGCGGCAGGGTACTGATGTCGGTGGGGGTGGAACCAGAGATGCCACCACCGCTGGAGAGCCAGACGAGGTGGACAAACTCAAGACCAAGCTGATGTCGGCGTGGAATAATGTCAAATACG GCTGGTCAGTCAAGTCGAAGACCACATTCAACAAGAGCTCTCCGGTGACTGTAATGGGCCACTCCTATCTTCTCAATAGTGAAG aCGAGGTGGAGTGGTTCAGGCGGGCGTTCGTGTCTCGGCTGTGGCTGACCTACCGTAGGGAGTTCCCCCAGCTGGAGGGCTCCACCTTGACTACAGACTGTGGCTGGGGCTGCATGCTGCGGAGTGGACAGATGCTGCTGGCCCAAGGCCTACTGCTACATCTGCTGCCACGAG ACTGGTCGTGGCCAGACGCCCAGCAGTTCGCTGATGTAGACTTTGAGGCTCTGAGACCCCGCTCCCCGTCCCGTGCTGGTGGCGTACCCATCCCCTCCTTCGGCTACTCCTCCTCCTCGCGGACCCCCACCACGTCCCAGAAGACCTCCATGCCAGGGGGCACGGCTCTCAACCATACCCAGAAGAAGAGGCCCGAGTCGGGCAGGGACAGGCAGGCTGAGCCCCTCCACCGGAGGGTTGTGGCCTGGTTTGGGGATGAGCCGCCGGCCCCGTTTGGGGTGCACCAGCTGGTAGAATTGGGGAAGAGCTCAGGGAAGAAGGCGGGGGACTGGTACGGCCCCTCAGTGGTGGCACACATACTACG AAAAGCAGTTGCCAAGACTTCTGAGGTTCACAACCTGGCTGTATATGTAGCGCAGGACTGTACCG TGTACAAAAAGGATGTGGTGCATCTGTGTGACCAGTCGTTGAACCAGAGTATATCAGATCCTGAGCCCAGTGGTCCAGGCTGGAAGTCTGTCATCATACTGGTTCCAGTCCGACTAGGAGGAGACTCTCTCAACCCCTCCTACATCAAGTGTGTCAGG AACATTCTCAGGTTAGAATGCTGTATCGGGATCATTGGCGGCAAACCCAAGCATTCGCTGTTCTTTATCGGCTGCCAAG ACGAGCAGCTGCTGTATCTGGACCCTCACTACTGTCAGGGCGTGGTGGATGTCACTCAAGACAACTTCCCACTGGAG tCGTTCCACTGTAGCTCGCCCAGGAAGATGCCCTTTAGTCGCATGGACCCCAGCTGTACTATAGGCTTCTACGCCAAGAACAAGAAGGACTTTGAGTCTCTATGTTCTGCCGTCTGTGTG GCCCTATCGTCGCCCGAAGAGAAGTACCCCATCTTTACCTTCGTGGAGGGCCAGGCCCAGGACTATGGACTGGTGGGCCACAGCTCCTCCTATCCTCACTATGACACCTCCCCCACCCCTGGCCCCGCCCACATGCTGCCCCAAGGCAAGCTCAGCAGGAGCAACAACATAGGCAGCTCTGACGACTTTGTCTTCTTGTGA
- the LOC112241462 gene encoding cysteine protease ATG4D-like isoform X2 → MGHSYLLNSEDEVEWFRRAFVSRLWLTYRREFPQLEGSTLTTDCGWGCMLRSGQMLLAQGLLLHLLPRDWSWPDAQQFADVDFEALRPRSPSRAGGVPIPSFGYSSSSRTPTTSQKTSMPGGTALNHTQKKRPESGRDRQAEPLHRRVVAWFGDEPPAPFGVHQLVELGKSSGKKAGDWYGPSVVAHILRKAVAKTSEVHNLAVYVAQDCTVYKKDVVHLCDQSLNQSISDPEPSGPGWKSVIILVPVRLGGDSLNPSYIKCVRNILRLECCIGIIGGKPKHSLFFIGCQDEQLLYLDPHYCQGVVDVTQDNFPLESFHCSSPRKMPFSRMDPSCTIGFYAKNKKDFESLCSAVCVALSSPEEKYPIFTFVEGQAQDYGLVGHSSSYPHYDTSPTPGPAHMLPQGKLSRSNNIGSSDDFVFL, encoded by the exons ATGGGCCACTCCTATCTTCTCAATAGTGAAG aCGAGGTGGAGTGGTTCAGGCGGGCGTTCGTGTCTCGGCTGTGGCTGACCTACCGTAGGGAGTTCCCCCAGCTGGAGGGCTCCACCTTGACTACAGACTGTGGCTGGGGCTGCATGCTGCGGAGTGGACAGATGCTGCTGGCCCAAGGCCTACTGCTACATCTGCTGCCACGAG ACTGGTCGTGGCCAGACGCCCAGCAGTTCGCTGATGTAGACTTTGAGGCTCTGAGACCCCGCTCCCCGTCCCGTGCTGGTGGCGTACCCATCCCCTCCTTCGGCTACTCCTCCTCCTCGCGGACCCCCACCACGTCCCAGAAGACCTCCATGCCAGGGGGCACGGCTCTCAACCATACCCAGAAGAAGAGGCCCGAGTCGGGCAGGGACAGGCAGGCTGAGCCCCTCCACCGGAGGGTTGTGGCCTGGTTTGGGGATGAGCCGCCGGCCCCGTTTGGGGTGCACCAGCTGGTAGAATTGGGGAAGAGCTCAGGGAAGAAGGCGGGGGACTGGTACGGCCCCTCAGTGGTGGCACACATACTACG AAAAGCAGTTGCCAAGACTTCTGAGGTTCACAACCTGGCTGTATATGTAGCGCAGGACTGTACCG TGTACAAAAAGGATGTGGTGCATCTGTGTGACCAGTCGTTGAACCAGAGTATATCAGATCCTGAGCCCAGTGGTCCAGGCTGGAAGTCTGTCATCATACTGGTTCCAGTCCGACTAGGAGGAGACTCTCTCAACCCCTCCTACATCAAGTGTGTCAGG AACATTCTCAGGTTAGAATGCTGTATCGGGATCATTGGCGGCAAACCCAAGCATTCGCTGTTCTTTATCGGCTGCCAAG ACGAGCAGCTGCTGTATCTGGACCCTCACTACTGTCAGGGCGTGGTGGATGTCACTCAAGACAACTTCCCACTGGAG tCGTTCCACTGTAGCTCGCCCAGGAAGATGCCCTTTAGTCGCATGGACCCCAGCTGTACTATAGGCTTCTACGCCAAGAACAAGAAGGACTTTGAGTCTCTATGTTCTGCCGTCTGTGTG GCCCTATCGTCGCCCGAAGAGAAGTACCCCATCTTTACCTTCGTGGAGGGCCAGGCCCAGGACTATGGACTGGTGGGCCACAGCTCCTCCTATCCTCACTATGACACCTCCCCCACCCCTGGCCCCGCCCACATGCTGCCCCAAGGCAAGCTCAGCAGGAGCAACAACATAGGCAGCTCTGACGACTTTGTCTTCTTGTGA